From Pseudodesulfovibrio sp. S3, a single genomic window includes:
- a CDS encoding HypC/HybG/HupF family hydrogenase formation chaperone, which translates to MCLAIPAEILEINDGVATCKVGEGNTTVQASIMLMDEEVNLGDYIIIHAGFALRKLDPKEAQETLKILRDMVELMGGEEYQHEML; encoded by the coding sequence ATGTGCCTCGCGATACCAGCCGAAATCCTTGAAATAAATGACGGCGTCGCCACCTGCAAGGTCGGCGAAGGCAACACCACGGTCCAGGCATCCATCATGCTCATGGACGAAGAAGTGAACCTGGGCGATTACATCATCATCCATGCGGGATTCGCCCTGCGCAAGCTTGATCCCAAGGAAGCCCAGGAGACCCTGAAAATCCTGCGGGACATGGTCGAACTCATGGGCGGCGAAGAGTATCAACACGAGATGCTGTAG
- a CDS encoding nickel-dependent hydrogenase large subunit: MSGCSPKAAPMAHGKHDVVVDPVTRIEGHLRIEAVVEDGKIVDVRSSSQLFRGLEIILKGRDPRDAQHFTQRSCGVCTYVHALASIRCVDNAVGVDKELPHNATIIRNLVMAAQFMHDHIVHFYHLHALDFVDVASCLSADVAKTAELAVAVSKTVRPDPKIVSSKEDLQKTKDTVKGIVDSGRLGIFTNAYFLGGHPAYVLPPEVNLLATNHYLNALHLQVKAARAMAVFGAKNPHTQFTVMGGVTCYEGLTDKYINDFLALYADIMDFILDCYIPDLIAVAGFYKDWASIGGTTNFMSFGEYPAQGGEADLNSRYVKPGVIFNRDIGNVMPFDPSKVEEHVKHSWYKDDSPKHPYAGVTDPMYTSLDDKTKYSWMKAPRYDGKATEVGPLATCLVNYGLGQPEFVKYVNFVLEKLGVGPTALFSTLGRTGARGIECLVTALKTADWVNDLKENIAKGDLDICKDWDMPAEAQGVGFVNAPRGGLSHWMSIKDSKIDNFQLVVPSTWNLGPRCDNNLPGPTEEALLDNTPIADPERPVEILRTVHSYDPCIACGVHVIDNKTGNVKKFRIL, from the coding sequence GGAGATCATCCTGAAAGGCCGTGATCCCCGCGATGCTCAGCACTTCACCCAGCGTTCCTGCGGTGTCTGCACCTACGTGCACGCACTCGCTTCCATCCGTTGCGTCGACAATGCTGTCGGCGTCGATAAAGAACTGCCCCACAACGCTACCATCATCCGTAACCTGGTGATGGCCGCGCAGTTCATGCACGACCATATCGTGCACTTCTATCATCTGCATGCCCTGGACTTCGTCGATGTGGCTTCCTGCCTCTCCGCCGATGTTGCCAAGACCGCAGAACTGGCCGTTGCCGTTTCCAAGACCGTTCGCCCTGATCCCAAGATCGTCTCCTCCAAGGAAGACCTTCAGAAGACCAAGGACACCGTCAAGGGCATTGTCGACTCCGGTCGCCTCGGCATCTTCACCAACGCGTACTTCCTCGGCGGCCACCCGGCTTACGTCCTGCCGCCCGAAGTCAACCTGTTGGCTACCAACCACTATCTGAATGCTCTGCACCTGCAGGTCAAGGCCGCTCGCGCCATGGCCGTTTTCGGTGCAAAGAACCCGCACACCCAGTTTACCGTCATGGGTGGCGTGACCTGTTACGAAGGCCTCACCGACAAGTACATCAATGACTTCCTGGCCCTGTACGCAGACATCATGGACTTCATCCTTGATTGCTACATCCCGGACCTCATCGCTGTTGCCGGATTCTACAAGGATTGGGCCTCCATCGGCGGCACCACCAACTTCATGAGCTTCGGCGAATACCCCGCACAGGGCGGCGAAGCCGATCTGAACTCCCGTTACGTCAAACCGGGTGTCATCTTCAACCGTGACATCGGTAACGTGATGCCGTTCGATCCTTCGAAGGTCGAAGAGCACGTGAAGCACTCCTGGTACAAGGATGATTCCCCGAAACATCCCTACGCAGGCGTGACCGATCCCATGTACACCAGCCTGGACGACAAGACCAAGTACTCCTGGATGAAGGCTCCCCGTTACGACGGCAAGGCCACGGAAGTCGGTCCTCTGGCCACCTGTCTGGTCAACTACGGTCTGGGTCAGCCCGAGTTCGTCAAGTACGTCAACTTCGTACTCGAAAAGCTTGGCGTCGGCCCCACCGCCCTGTTCTCCACCTTGGGCCGCACCGGTGCCCGCGGCATTGAATGTCTCGTCACCGCCCTGAAGACCGCTGACTGGGTCAACGATCTGAAAGAGAACATCGCCAAGGGCGACCTCGACATCTGCAAGGATTGGGATATGCCCGCCGAAGCACAGGGTGTCGGTTTCGTCAACGCTCCCCGCGGTGGCCTGAGCCACTGGATGAGCATCAAGGACAGCAAGATCGACAACTTCCAGCTCGTGGTCCCGTCCACCTGGAACCTCGGTCCCCGTTGTGACAACAACCTGCCCGGCCCGACTGAAGAGGCTCTGCTGGACAACACCCCGATCGCCGATCCGGAACGTCCGGTTGAAATCCTGCGTACCGTTCACTCCTATGACCCCTGCATCGCCTGTGGCGTGCACGTCATCGATAACAAGACCGGTAACGTCAAGAAGTTCCGCATCCTGTAA
- a CDS encoding HyaD/HybD family hydrogenase maturation endopeptidase translates to MSDTEKRILILGVGNILFTDEGFGVRVAEELEQKYKFSENVTVLDGGTLGLKLMGPIMESDYLIIVDIVLNDSKPGEVFRLLGEDLNKACAFKNSMHQTDLLDTLAQCSIIGSVPDTVILYGIEPVNFTDMSAALSPELEAKLPEIMEMVLKEVETAGGTYAPRTDKNPAMERIYVPRDTSRNP, encoded by the coding sequence ATGTCTGACACAGAAAAGCGTATACTCATATTGGGCGTCGGGAACATCCTTTTCACCGACGAGGGTTTCGGCGTTCGCGTGGCCGAAGAGCTTGAGCAAAAATACAAGTTTTCCGAGAATGTTACCGTGCTGGACGGCGGCACCTTGGGGCTGAAGCTCATGGGGCCGATCATGGAATCGGATTACCTGATCATCGTTGATATCGTGCTCAACGACAGCAAGCCGGGCGAGGTCTTCCGACTCCTGGGAGAAGACCTGAACAAGGCGTGCGCCTTCAAGAATTCCATGCACCAAACCGACTTGCTTGACACCCTGGCCCAGTGTAGCATCATAGGAAGCGTACCGGACACCGTCATTCTGTATGGCATCGAGCCGGTCAACTTCACCGACATGTCCGCTGCCCTCTCTCCCGAACTTGAGGCCAAACTACCGGAAATAATGGAGATGGTCCTCAAGGAAGTGGAGACCGCAGGCGGCACCTACGCCCCGCGGACGGACAAGAACCCAGCAATGGAGAGAATTTATGTGCCTCGCGATACCAGCCGAAATCCTTGA
- a CDS encoding multidrug efflux SMR transporter, whose protein sequence is MGYIYLAFAIVCEVIGTSAMQASDGFTRVVPSLVVVIGYGLSFYLLSLVLRSIPMGVAYSIWAGLGIVLIGLVGVVLYKQSLDVPAMLGMGLIVAGVGVINIFSKTVGH, encoded by the coding sequence ATGGGTTATATCTATCTGGCTTTTGCCATTGTGTGTGAAGTCATCGGAACTTCAGCGATGCAGGCGAGTGACGGCTTTACCAGGGTCGTTCCGAGTCTTGTCGTTGTCATTGGCTACGGACTGTCTTTTTATCTTTTAAGTCTGGTGCTCAGGTCCATACCCATGGGAGTGGCCTACTCCATTTGGGCAGGTCTTGGCATCGTGCTTATCGGCCTTGTCGGGGTTGTCCTCTACAAGCAGTCCCTTGATGTTCCGGCAATGCTTGGCATGGGGCTCATTGTCGCAGGTGTCGGCGTCATCAATATCTTTTCAAAGACCGTAGGGCACTGA